Within Pseudodesulfovibrio senegalensis, the genomic segment AACTCCATGGCCTTATCGGCCAGGATGCGATCCTTGAGCGGCATGATCAGGTTGTTGTCTTCATAATACTTCTTGAGCTCATGCAAAGGCGTCTTGGACTGCATTGCAATGCGAGACAGGAACTGATCGATCTCCTGGGGCTCGACGTCCATGCCCTCTTCCATGGCAATAGACTGCAACAGGATCTCGCTCTTGACAGTTTCCTCGGCCTCGGAACGGAATTCTTCACGAATCTGTTCCTCGGTCTTGCCCGTGGCCGCAAAACTCTTGCCCTGACGATCCAGCTTGTACTCCAGATCTCGGGTCAGGCGCTCGATGCGATCCTCCACCATGGACGGAGGCAGCGGGAACTCCACGCTGTCCAGCAGGTCCTTGAGCAAAACCTTCTGGGCATTGGACTTGTTCAGTTCCTGACGGGAGTTCATATAGGAATCGCTGATGACCTGGCGCATCTGCTCAACGGACTCGAATCCGCCAGCCTTCTTGGCCACTTCATCGGTCAGTTCGGGAATCACGCGCTCCTTGATGGCATGCAGCTTGACCTTCATGACCACGGTCTGCCCGGCAAGGCTGGTATTGATGAAATCTTCAGGGAAGGTGATTTCCTTTTCACCGTCCTCACCCGTGGTCATGGTCTTGACCAGATCCTCAAACTCGGGAAGAGCCTGCTCCTGGCCCAGAACCAGATCGAAATTCTCAGCCTTGATGCCGTCAACAACCTGGCCATCCTTGTAGGCGGCAAAGCTCACGGAAACGACTTCACCGTCCACGGGACAGCGAACATCCTCAAT encodes:
- the tig gene encoding trigger factor → MEYKVEEISPVKRQVNITVPAEEAEAAVSATVALYKMRTNIKGFRPGKAPASIIESQNRNQIYNEATTDLVNMQINQIMGELAMAPLSRIDVDADLIERGKDFTYSISFEVAPKFDLPEYKGLAVEMEKAEVKDEELAEVEKRMLENAAEVKVIEDVRCPVDGEVVSVSFAAYKDGQVVDGIKAENFDLVLGQEQALPEFEDLVKTMTTGEDGEKEITFPEDFINTSLAGQTVVMKVKLHAIKERVIPELTDEVAKKAGGFESVEQMRQVISDSYMNSRQELNKSNAQKVLLKDLLDSVEFPLPPSMVEDRIERLTRDLEYKLDRQGKSFAATGKTEEQIREEFRSEAEETVKSEILLQSIAMEEGMDVEPQEIDQFLSRIAMQSKTPLHELKKYYEDNNLIMPLKDRILADKAMELVWDSADVKEVAAAGETKKAAKKTAAKKAPAKKAADKDAKKPAAKKTAAKKAPAKKAAPKKAADKDAKKPAAKKAPAKKAPAKKAAAKKADDK